In Sphingobacteriaceae bacterium, a single genomic region encodes these proteins:
- a CDS encoding tetratricopeptide repeat protein — protein sequence MNFKIALSIVCCILFLATVKAQNKKIDSLLSVIHTMHDTDKVITFVNISRFYESNDPTTALKFADSCFKYGKKLSDKWMASAYSSKGSCLCTIGKYDESIDLHLSAMRILETTGNARQLANCYNNLANAYMGLGDDEKATEFFFKTYDISKTNSALEDMLAVASFGIGNMLGKKGEYKKAIEKYKLCRSYFKKINNVAYEALALSMMGESFKLDSNLVEAEKCFVMVDAMSRSVNDEYGLALNLINLGDIEIGKKNYKKAAQYYEESYAINLKRKALDNIRGAAQKLSDLYEKQGLYKEALDYHKIYMQYKDSVINTERNKAIAESESKYESEKKEQQLQLQNAEIEKSHLKVTQRNNLLVVFAIASMIFVVLLFFVFRSYKEKKKANDLLTNKNKEIEQKNHLIEEKNKDITDSINYSKHIQRAILPADKYIKFHLKNSFVLFKPKDIVSGDFYLVDEVVGLIYVAVVDCTGHGVPGAMLSVFANSTIKNTIASNSFRDNPAAILSDLCFQFKSNLISDNSSVSINDGVDMAMCVIDKANQKIYFAGARNGLISISKNEVREYKADRWGISGTNTAQQLFFTNHEISYNTGDKFYLTTDGYYDQFGGANGKKLKFKTLLEILKSTSTQSLQEQALNLELEFEKWKGNLEQLDDVTLFGFEV from the coding sequence ATGAATTTTAAAATTGCCTTAAGTATTGTTTGTTGCATTTTGTTTTTGGCTACTGTAAAAGCTCAAAACAAAAAAATAGACAGTTTATTGTCGGTAATCCACACCATGCATGATACCGACAAAGTAATCACTTTTGTCAATATTTCCCGGTTTTATGAGTCCAATGATCCAACAACTGCATTAAAATTTGCCGATAGTTGTTTTAAGTATGGAAAAAAATTAAGTGATAAGTGGATGGCTTCAGCCTATAGTTCTAAAGGCAGTTGTTTGTGTACTATTGGTAAATATGACGAATCCATAGATTTACATTTGAGTGCCATGCGAATTTTGGAAACTACCGGCAATGCAAGGCAGCTAGCCAATTGTTATAACAATTTGGCCAATGCTTATATGGGTTTGGGTGATGACGAAAAAGCAACTGAATTCTTTTTTAAAACTTATGATATTTCTAAAACCAATTCGGCATTGGAAGATATGTTGGCGGTGGCTTCTTTCGGAATTGGGAATATGTTGGGAAAGAAAGGGGAATACAAAAAGGCGATAGAAAAATATAAATTATGCAGGAGTTATTTTAAAAAGATAAATAATGTAGCCTATGAAGCCTTGGCTTTAAGTATGATGGGAGAAAGCTTTAAACTTGATTCTAATTTGGTAGAGGCAGAAAAATGTTTTGTGATGGTGGATGCCATGTCGCGTAGTGTAAATGATGAATATGGTTTAGCTTTAAATTTGATTAATTTGGGGGATATAGAAATAGGTAAAAAAAATTATAAAAAGGCCGCACAATATTATGAAGAGTCGTACGCAATAAATCTTAAACGTAAGGCATTAGATAATATCAGAGGTGCTGCACAAAAGCTAAGTGATTTGTATGAAAAGCAAGGACTGTATAAAGAGGCTTTGGACTATCATAAAATTTACATGCAGTATAAAGATTCTGTGATTAATACAGAAAGAAATAAAGCCATAGCCGAATCCGAATCCAAATACGAATCAGAAAAAAAAGAACAGCAATTGCAATTGCAAAACGCTGAAATAGAAAAATCACATTTAAAGGTTACCCAACGAAATAATTTGCTCGTTGTTTTTGCTATCGCATCTATGATTTTTGTTGTTCTTTTATTTTTTGTTTTCAGATCTTATAAGGAAAAGAAAAAAGCAAACGATTTACTCACCAATAAAAACAAAGAGATTGAACAAAAGAACCATTTGATTGAAGAGAAGAATAAGGATATTACCGATAGTATAAATTATTCTAAACACATTCAGCGTGCCATTTTACCGGCTGATAAATACATTAAATTTCATTTAAAAAACTCTTTTGTTCTTTTTAAACCTAAGGACATTGTGAGTGGAGATTTTTATTTGGTGGATGAAGTAGTGGGTTTAATTTATGTGGCCGTGGTGGATTGTACGGGTCATGGTGTTCCCGGTGCCATGTTAAGTGTGTTTGCTAATTCCACAATTAAAAACACCATTGCAAGCAATAGTTTTAGAGATAATCCGGCTGCTATTTTAAGTGATTTATGTTTTCAGTTTAAAAGCAATTTAATTTCCGATAACTCCAGTGTTTCTATAAATGATGGCGTTGATATGGCTATGTGTGTAATAGATAAAGCCAATCAAAAAATTTATTTTGCCGGCGCCCGAAATGGATTAATATCGATAAGCAAAAACGAAGTAAGAGAATATAAAGCAGATCGTTGGGGTATTAGCGGTACTAACACCGCACAGCAATTATTTTTCACCAATCATGAAATCAGTTACAATACCGGCGATAAGTTTTATTTAACAACGGATGGTTATTATGATCAGTTCGGTGGCGCTAACGGTAAAAAATTAAAGTTTAAAACGCTGCTCGAAATTTTAAAAAGCACATCTACGCAATCTTTGCAGGAACAAGCCTTAAATCTCGAATTGGAATTTGAGAAATGGAAAGGTAATTTAGAGCAATTGGATGATGTAACATTATTTGGATTTGAAGTTTGA